In Streptomyces sp. NBC_01426, one genomic interval encodes:
- a CDS encoding C40 family peptidase, protein MASHRRPGLTGLDRNTKITVLTAAAATAAVAMTGAPAGAAPGLPQDPSAGARAQVDRLFEEAEQATERFNEAGEKADRLRAEISRAQDSVARGQDRINTMRGVLGAFAGAQYRSDGMDPTLSLMLSDNPDDYLDKAAVLGRLGDRQADQLDELRDEQRRIALQRREASHKLAELDALRTDVARHKRSVTAKLAAARRLLNAMPSQERADFERASRSGDRPGSLPEIPSAGASSGRAATAVMAARAAVGRPYVWGSTGPSGFDCSGLMVWSYRQAGVSLPRTSQAQRHAGRQVPLSQARPGDLVTYRSDASHVGMYVGNGQVVHAPYPGARVRYDPVGMMPVSSVTRP, encoded by the coding sequence GTGGCGTCCCATCGCCGGCCCGGCCTCACCGGCCTCGACCGGAACACGAAGATCACCGTCCTCACCGCCGCAGCGGCCACCGCCGCGGTCGCCATGACGGGAGCACCCGCCGGCGCGGCCCCCGGCCTCCCGCAGGACCCCTCGGCGGGCGCCCGAGCCCAAGTCGACCGGCTCTTCGAGGAAGCCGAGCAGGCCACCGAACGCTTCAACGAGGCCGGTGAGAAGGCCGACCGGCTCCGCGCCGAGATCAGCCGCGCCCAGGACTCGGTCGCCCGGGGCCAGGACCGCATCAACACCATGCGCGGGGTCCTCGGCGCCTTCGCCGGAGCCCAGTACCGCTCGGACGGCATGGACCCCACCCTCTCGCTGATGCTGTCGGACAATCCCGACGACTACCTCGACAAGGCGGCCGTCCTCGGCCGGCTCGGCGACCGCCAGGCCGACCAGCTCGACGAACTCCGCGACGAGCAGCGCCGGATCGCCCTGCAACGCCGGGAGGCCTCCCACAAGCTCGCCGAACTGGACGCCCTGCGCACGGACGTCGCCCGGCACAAGAGGTCCGTCACCGCGAAGCTCGCCGCCGCCCGCCGGCTGCTGAACGCGATGCCCTCGCAGGAACGGGCCGACTTCGAACGCGCCTCCCGCTCCGGCGACCGGCCCGGCTCGCTCCCCGAGATCCCCTCCGCCGGCGCGTCCTCGGGCCGGGCCGCGACCGCCGTGATGGCGGCCCGGGCCGCCGTGGGTCGCCCGTACGTGTGGGGTTCCACCGGCCCCTCCGGCTTCGACTGCTCCGGGCTGATGGTGTGGTCCTACCGCCAGGCCGGCGTCTCGCTGCCGCGCACCTCACAGGCGCAGCGGCACGCGGGCCGGCAGGTGCCGCTGTCGCAGGCCCGGCCCGGCGACCTGGTGACGTACCGCTCGGACGCCAGCCACGTCGGCATGTACGTCGGCAACGGTCAGGTGGTCCACGCCCCCTACCCGGGCGCGCGGGTGCGCTACGACCCCGTCGGCATGATGCCGGTGTCCTCGGTGACCCGGCCCTGA